One window of Pyrus communis chromosome 12, drPyrComm1.1, whole genome shotgun sequence genomic DNA carries:
- the LOC137710879 gene encoding probable methyltransferase PMT18, giving the protein MARDYSGGSPKHHHIESKKKRLTWIFGVSALCIVCYMLGAWQTTSAPVNQSELYQRVGCDETPSQSGNKTSSSVSSSSSSLHLDFESHHQVDINKTEAVQKFPPCDMSYSEYTPCQDATRGRKFDRSMLKYRERHCPTKEEQLLCLIPAPPKYKTPFKWPQSRDFAWYDNIPHRELSIEKAVQNWIQVEGERFRFPGGGTGFPRGADAYIDEMNELIPLTKGNIRTAIDTGCGVASWGAYLLKRDILTMSFAPRDTHAAQVQFALERGVPAMIGVMASKRLPYPARAFDMAHCSRCLIPWTNYDGMYLIEVDRVLRPGGYWILSGPPIHWKKHWRGWERTQQDLKQEQDSIESLAKRLCWKKVIEKNDLAIWQKPINHVECIKSRKVYKTPHICKSDNPDMAWEREMESCITPLPETSNPNDVAGGALEKWPQRAFAIPPRISSGSIPGITADKLREDNQLWKERVDHYKRIVPISKGRYRNVMDMNAYLGGFAAALSKYPVWVMNTVPANSNQDTLGVIYERGFIGHYQDWCEALSTYPRTYDFIHAGGVFSIYQDRCDITLILLEMDRILRPEGTVVFRDTVEILVKIKAITDGMRWKSRILDHESGPFNPEKILLAVKTYWTGEEKKGS; this is encoded by the exons ATGGCCAGGGATTATAGTGGTGGATCGCCAAAGCATCACCACATAGAATCCAAGAAGAAGAGGCTCACTTGGATCTTCGGGGTTAGTGCGCTCTGCATAGTATGTTACATGTTAGGAGCTTGGCAAACCACTTCTGCCCCTGTCAATCAATCTGAGCTCTACCAAAGGGTTGGTTGTGATGAAACGCCATCTCAGTCCGGGAACAAAACTTCCTCATCCgtgtcatcatcatcatcatcgctTCACTTGGACTTCGAAAGCCATCATCAAGTGGACATCAACAAAACCGAGGCTGTCCAGAAGTTCCCACCGTGTGACATGTCCTACAGCGAGTACACTCCATGCCAGGATGCAACAAGGGGGAGGAAATTCGACAGGAGCATGTTGAAATACAGAGAGAGGCATTGCCCTACCAAAGAAGAACAACTTCTTTGCCTTATTCCTGCTCCACCAAAGTACAAGACCCCTTTCAAGTGGCCTCAGAGTCGTGATTTTGCTTGGTATGACAACATTCCCCATAGAGAACTCAGCATTGAGAAAGCTGTCCAAAATTGGATTCAAGTCGAGGGTGAAAGGTTTAGATTCCCCGGGGGAGGTACCGGGTTTCCAAGGGGAGCTGATGCATACATAGATGAAATGAACGAGCTCATTCCTCTCACTAAGGGCAACATCAGAACTGCAATTGATACCGGCTGTGGT GTAGCCAGTTGGGGTGCTTACCTGTTGAAGAGGGACATCTTGACAATGTCTTTTGCGCCGAGAGATACGCATGCAGCGCAGGTCCAGTTTGCATTGGAGCGTGGAGTTCCTGCTATGATTGGTGTCATGGCTTCGAAGAGGCTTCCCTACCCTGCAAGGGCTTTCGATATGGCTCACTGTTCCCGCTGCTTGATCCCTTGGACGAACTATG ATGGTATGTATCTAATTGAAGTGGACAGAGTTCTAAGGCCTGGTGGTTATTGGATTCTTTCCGGGCCGCCTATTCACTGGAAAAAACACTGGAGAGGATGGGAGAGAACTCAACAGGATTTGAAACAAGAGCAAGATTCTATTGAGTCTCTTGCAAAGCGCCTGTGCTGGAAGAAGGTGATCGAGAAGAACGATCTTGCAATCTGGCAAAAACCTATCAATCATGTCGAATGCATTAAGAGCAGGAAGGTGTATAAAACACCACATATATGCAAATCAGACAATCCAGATATGGCTTG GGAAAGAGAAATGGAGAGTTGCATTACTCCTCTACCGGAGACAAGCAATCCCAATGATGTTGCTGGTGGGGCGTTGGAGAAGTGGCCTCAGCGTGCATTTGCTATCCCGCCTAGAATCAGCAGTGGTTCAATACCAGGAATCACTGCTGATAAACTCCGCGAGGATAATCAACTGTGGAAGGAAAGGGTGGACCATTACAAGCGGATCGTACCAATTTCCAAAGGAAGGTATAGGAATGTGATGGACATGAATGCTTACCTCGGTGGATTTGCTGCAGCGTTGTCAAAATATCCGGTGTGGGTTATGAACACAGTCCCTGCCAACTCAAACCAGGACACTCTTGGAGTGATTTACGAACGGGGTTTCATTGGACATTACCAGGATTGGTGTGAGGCATTGTCCACATATCCCAGAACATACGATTTCATCCATGCTGGGGGAGTCTTCAGCATATACCAGGACAG GTGTGACATAACACTCATTTTACTGGAGATGGATAGGATTCTGAGGCCGGAAGGAACGGTTGTGTTTAGGGATACTGTAGAGATCTTGGTGAAAATAAAGGCGATTACCGACGGGATGCGATGGAAGAGCAGGATTCTGGATCATGAAAGTGGACCTTTTAATCCAGAGAAAATTCTTCTTGCAGTGAAAACTTACTGGActggtgaagaaaaaaaaggaagctaG